A section of the Spirosoma pollinicola genome encodes:
- a CDS encoding VIT1/CCC1 transporter family protein — translation MTNTSVHSHTPHQEHHLHSSDFISDIVIGMSDGLTVPFALAAGLSGAVANSSLVVTAGIAEIVAGSIAMGLGGYLAGRTEADHYSSELRREINEVETVPEREKEEVREIFADMGLSPALQITIADELSKDKAKWVDFMMKYELGLDEPDPNRATKSALTIGLSYVVGGLIPLSPYFLISNPFDSLLYSCGITLICLFVFGYFKSKVTDQPPVAGAFKVMVIGALAAAAAFGVAKLIS, via the coding sequence ATGACAAATACCAGTGTGCATTCGCATACACCTCATCAGGAACATCACCTGCATAGTTCCGATTTCATTTCTGATATTGTTATTGGCATGTCCGACGGGCTCACCGTTCCCTTTGCACTCGCGGCAGGTTTGAGCGGGGCGGTGGCTAATTCATCGCTTGTGGTTACGGCGGGTATTGCCGAAATCGTTGCCGGGTCTATTGCTATGGGTCTGGGCGGTTATCTGGCAGGGCGTACTGAAGCAGATCATTACTCGTCCGAACTTCGTCGGGAAATTAACGAAGTTGAAACGGTACCCGAACGGGAAAAAGAAGAAGTGCGCGAGATTTTTGCCGACATGGGCCTGAGTCCGGCCTTACAAATTACCATTGCCGACGAATTGTCGAAAGATAAAGCGAAGTGGGTGGATTTTATGATGAAATACGAATTAGGACTCGACGAACCCGACCCTAACCGCGCCACCAAGAGTGCCCTGACTATCGGGCTATCGTATGTTGTTGGCGGGTTGATTCCATTATCGCCCTATTTTTTAATTTCAAACCCCTTTGATTCACTTCTGTACTCCTGTGGAATAACGCTCATTTGCCTTTTTGTTTTTGGTTATTTCAAGAGCAAAGTAACCGACCAACCGCCTGTTGCCGGTGCGTTTAAAGTTATGGTTATTGGCGCATTAGCTGCGGCTGCCGCCTTTGGAGTTGCAAAACTGATTAGTTAG
- a CDS encoding chromate resistance protein ChrB domain-containing protein → MIWVTRERPKIDRLACPWLIKRFIDPEATILFLPESQVLQQAQILEATPFDVPGVEYSHYEDRCTFDYFLQKHALSDPALDALASIVRGADTDDHALAAQSAGLWAISAGLAFNIPDDQQLLMQGMVIYDALYSWAKHLQFVKHTQNPTERLLLQVLNTYLKPTGKRKTPAWVSDLKELIQDQIDTNLTLSLSELSESLDVNPTYVSRTFARYFDDLSFGEYIRKLRIEKAIQLLESTTYSLSEIAYLTGFSDQSHFTRIFKKLIGQNPSDYRKNKAKSKADTKG, encoded by the coding sequence ATGATCTGGGTCACCCGCGAGCGTCCTAAAATTGATCGATTAGCCTGTCCGTGGCTCATCAAGCGATTTATTGACCCGGAGGCTACCATTCTTTTTCTGCCTGAATCGCAGGTTCTTCAACAAGCGCAGATATTAGAGGCTACTCCGTTCGATGTGCCCGGTGTCGAGTATTCTCACTATGAAGACCGATGCACGTTCGATTACTTTTTGCAAAAGCATGCCTTGTCTGACCCGGCCCTGGATGCGCTGGCGTCTATTGTTCGGGGAGCCGATACCGACGACCATGCCCTGGCCGCACAATCGGCGGGATTATGGGCCATTTCGGCAGGATTGGCTTTTAACATTCCCGATGATCAGCAATTGCTGATGCAGGGAATGGTGATTTATGATGCGCTTTACAGTTGGGCAAAGCACCTTCAGTTCGTTAAACATACGCAAAACCCTACTGAGCGATTGCTTTTACAGGTACTAAATACGTATCTCAAACCTACGGGAAAGCGGAAAACGCCAGCCTGGGTCAGTGACTTGAAAGAGTTGATTCAGGATCAGATAGATACCAATCTCACGCTTAGCCTGTCGGAATTATCAGAAAGCCTGGATGTAAATCCGACCTACGTATCCCGGACTTTTGCCCGTTACTTCGATGACCTGTCATTTGGCGAGTATATTCGTAAATTACGCATTGAGAAAGCGATTCAATTACTGGAATCGACCACCTATAGCCTGTCTGAGATTGCTTACCTGACAGGCTTCTCCGATCAGAGCCATTTTACCCGAATTTTCAAAAAATTGATAGGACAAAACCCATCAGACTATCGAAAAAATAAGGCAAAAAGTAAAGCAGATACAAAAGGTTGA
- a CDS encoding DUF1259 domain-containing protein yields MKRRNFLQAAALTSVIPICGLPSIEPLPFGKTPALSAEEQEAIAGALGKKGTYNEAQATYAVPLPRNDLKVTVKGEAVPIPFGFGGWVAFKKTLDGKQTVMMSDTVLLEDEVNPLIDATHAAGLEVGAIHNHFFYEQPRIFYMHLHGMGNTADLAKKYAQAIRNTKLFPANQPAAPAPVAETAVNVPASTSKELFDLPALDELVKYKGVVNGPTYKYTIGRDDLQIVAMGAEMTAAIGLNSWASFAGKQDAAHIAGDIAMLEGEVNNVVKALRANNLEVVALHHHMLGEQPRTVFLHYYGRGPASTLAKGFRAALDQLGKAGPMKH; encoded by the coding sequence ATGAAACGACGAAATTTTTTACAGGCTGCGGCCTTGACAAGCGTGATTCCAATTTGCGGATTGCCTTCCATAGAACCCCTGCCGTTTGGCAAAACGCCTGCTTTATCAGCCGAAGAGCAAGAGGCTATTGCAGGAGCTTTAGGGAAAAAGGGAACGTACAATGAAGCACAGGCAACCTATGCTGTACCATTGCCCCGCAATGACCTGAAAGTGACGGTGAAAGGAGAAGCAGTACCCATTCCATTTGGGTTTGGCGGCTGGGTGGCTTTTAAAAAGACGCTGGATGGCAAGCAGACCGTAATGATGAGCGATACGGTGCTGCTCGAAGATGAAGTTAATCCATTGATCGACGCTACCCATGCCGCCGGACTGGAAGTAGGAGCCATTCATAACCACTTCTTTTACGAACAGCCCCGAATTTTTTATATGCACCTGCACGGTATGGGCAATACGGCTGATCTGGCAAAAAAATACGCACAGGCAATTCGTAACACCAAACTGTTTCCAGCCAATCAACCGGCTGCACCTGCGCCCGTTGCCGAAACGGCAGTCAACGTTCCAGCCTCTACGAGTAAAGAACTGTTCGATCTACCTGCACTGGATGAACTTGTCAAGTATAAGGGCGTTGTGAACGGACCTACTTATAAATATACCATTGGCCGCGACGACCTACAGATTGTAGCGATGGGGGCTGAAATGACAGCGGCTATCGGGTTAAATTCCTGGGCGTCGTTTGCCGGTAAACAGGATGCCGCTCATATTGCGGGCGACATCGCCATGCTGGAAGGTGAGGTAAATAACGTAGTTAAAGCCTTACGTGCCAATAACCTGGAGGTGGTTGCTTTGCATCACCACATGTTGGGCGAGCAACCGCGTACTGTCTTTCTGCACTATTATGGACGCGGTCCGGCTAGTACACTGGCCAAAGGCTTCCGGGCCGCCCTGGACCAGTTAGGAAAAGCGGGCCCTATGAAACACTAA
- a CDS encoding chromate transporter: MKTSPSYSLRELVRYFLRLGTLGFGGPPALVSAMYQDLVVERQWITEADYREGLALAQLAPGPLAAQLAIYLGYVHYGVLGATLTGVIFVLPSFLMVLIVGWAYVRFEGLPLMQAIFYGIGAAVIGIIAVGTYKLTTRTIARDRLGWVLFGLSAVATAVTESELLWLVLLSGAIYWLMKTPPQFLRPGAGSSLTPFLPQLLALPTDSILWKLAFFFAKAGAFVFGSGLAIVPFLYGGVVKENGWLTEQQFLDAVAVAMITPGPVVITVAFIGYLIAGFWGACVAALATFLPCYLFTILPAPYFKRWGKHPGIKAFVDGVTIAAVGAIAGAVVVLARRQLIDAPAILICLSTVGLLYRFKKLPELSIIGGAAVIGLLLQQAG; this comes from the coding sequence ATGAAAACATCCCCATCTTACTCGTTGCGTGAGTTGGTGCGATACTTCCTGCGCCTGGGAACACTGGGTTTTGGAGGGCCACCCGCTCTGGTGAGTGCCATGTACCAGGACTTGGTGGTTGAGCGGCAGTGGATTACTGAAGCCGACTATCGGGAGGGGCTGGCACTGGCTCAACTGGCACCGGGGCCGCTGGCGGCTCAGTTGGCAATATACCTTGGCTATGTACATTATGGCGTTTTGGGTGCTACCCTGACGGGTGTCATTTTTGTGTTACCATCCTTTTTGATGGTGCTGATTGTCGGTTGGGCTTATGTGCGCTTCGAGGGCTTGCCCTTAATGCAGGCCATCTTTTACGGCATTGGAGCCGCCGTTATTGGTATCATCGCGGTGGGTACCTACAAGCTAACAACCAGGACTATTGCTAGAGACAGACTTGGCTGGGTCTTATTCGGTCTATCGGCTGTGGCTACCGCAGTTACGGAATCAGAACTACTTTGGCTGGTTTTGTTATCGGGTGCGATTTACTGGCTGATGAAAACGCCACCCCAGTTTTTACGGCCGGGTGCAGGAAGCAGTCTGACTCCGTTTCTGCCGCAACTGCTGGCATTACCAACCGACTCTATCCTCTGGAAACTAGCGTTTTTCTTTGCTAAAGCCGGTGCTTTTGTGTTTGGCAGCGGGCTGGCTATTGTGCCGTTTTTATACGGTGGTGTAGTGAAAGAAAACGGCTGGCTGACCGAGCAACAGTTTCTGGATGCGGTGGCTGTAGCCATGATTACACCTGGTCCGGTCGTTATTACGGTAGCGTTTATCGGGTATCTGATTGCTGGTTTTTGGGGTGCCTGCGTGGCCGCTTTGGCCACATTTCTTCCCTGTTATCTATTTACCATTTTGCCCGCCCCTTACTTCAAACGTTGGGGGAAACATCCAGGCATAAAAGCCTTTGTCGATGGCGTGACAATAGCGGCTGTTGGTGCCATTGCCGGAGCGGTAGTTGTACTGGCACGTCGACAGTTGATTGATGCACCCGCCATACTTATTTGCTTATCAACTGTAGGCCTGCTTTATCGTTTTAAAAAACTACCCGAATTGAGTATTATTGGTGGGGCCGCTGTTATTGGGCTGCTGCTTCAGCAGGCTGGTTAG
- a CDS encoding sugar phosphate isomerase/epimerase family protein: MNRRAFTKKTVQAASILGVMSSLPAFTAERPFIRLGGPLFDKYDGPDEWVAALKKYSYRAAYCPLKTDAPTDQIKAYESAAKKADIVIAEVGAWSNPISTDSASAQLAFRKCVDSLALAEAIGANCCVNISGSKNPAQWAGPHKDNLTKETFDQIVDVTRRIINAVKPTRTHFALELMPWSYPDSVDSYVRLIKAIDNKRFAVHLDPMNIIVSPQVFYTNGALIKECFKKLGPYIKSCHGKDIILKEEVYTPQLVECRPGLGQMDYSVYLTELSKLKDIPLMMEHLPTTEEYQKAASYIRSVGAKEGITI; this comes from the coding sequence ATGAACCGCCGAGCCTTTACAAAAAAAACGGTGCAAGCCGCTTCTATTCTTGGGGTAATGTCTTCTCTGCCAGCCTTCACCGCCGAGAGGCCCTTCATCCGCTTAGGCGGACCATTGTTTGACAAATACGACGGCCCCGATGAATGGGTAGCTGCCTTAAAGAAGTATAGTTATCGAGCCGCCTATTGCCCACTCAAAACCGACGCCCCCACCGATCAGATAAAAGCGTATGAAAGCGCGGCAAAAAAAGCAGACATCGTTATCGCCGAGGTAGGTGCCTGGAGTAATCCAATCAGCACTGATTCCGCCAGCGCTCAATTGGCGTTCAGGAAATGCGTGGATTCGTTGGCTCTTGCCGAAGCCATTGGAGCCAATTGCTGTGTCAATATCAGTGGCTCCAAAAACCCCGCCCAATGGGCCGGACCGCATAAAGACAACCTGACAAAAGAAACCTTCGACCAAATAGTTGACGTTACCCGGCGAATTATCAATGCCGTAAAACCTACCCGGACTCACTTCGCGCTGGAACTCATGCCCTGGAGCTACCCAGACTCTGTCGATTCGTATGTACGCCTAATCAAAGCCATTGACAACAAACGATTTGCGGTTCACCTGGATCCTATGAATATTATTGTTAGTCCGCAGGTATTCTATACGAACGGTGCCCTGATCAAAGAATGTTTTAAAAAGCTGGGACCCTACATCAAGAGTTGCCACGGGAAAGATATTATTCTGAAAGAAGAGGTGTATACGCCCCAACTGGTCGAATGTCGACCGGGTTTGGGCCAGATGGATTACTCTGTTTACTTAACCGAACTTAGTAAACTGAAAGATATTCCGCTGATGATGGAACACCTGCCAACAACCGAAGAATACCAGAAAGCAGCTTCTTATATCCGATCCGTAGGCGCGAAAGAAGGAATTACCATTTGA
- a CDS encoding GH39 family glycosyl hydrolase: MVGLLSNTISLAQPKSVEIRVDLSKTKEPLKPIWGWFGYDEPNYTYMKDGKKLLSEIANLSQVPVYVRAHSLLVTGDGKAALKWGSTNAYTEDKNGNPVYDWTIVDKIFDTYIERGMKPIAQIGFMPEAMSTKPEPYKHNWSPGNQYNDIYTGWAYPPKDYKKWSELVYQWVKHSVARYGQKEVESWYWELWNEPNIGYWKGTVDEYIKLYDYTADAVKRALPTAKMGGPEVTGPGSESSARFFRAFMDHIASGTNAATGKKGAPIDFITFHAKGSPKLVNGVVQMNMGTQFRDIDKGFEIVASYPTLKNLPIIIGESDPEGCAACSEDLHPQNAYRNGTMYSSYTAAAFARKYDLAKSRGVNLLGAVTWAFEFEDQPWFRGFRDLATNGVDKPVLNVFRMFGMMQGNRVEVNTDLAYDFTKIKNESVRGERDINALAAKDSKSATVMVWNYHDDNVVVPASPVDVKLKGIPAQRVFVQHYRIDQQFSNSYEVWKKMGSPKSPTAEQISELEKAGQLQLLTSPMWINVKNGEVDMPFLLPGQGVSLVKLSW, translated from the coding sequence ATGGTGGGTTTACTGAGCAATACGATTAGCCTTGCCCAGCCAAAATCAGTGGAAATTCGAGTTGATCTATCAAAAACAAAAGAGCCTTTAAAACCTATTTGGGGGTGGTTTGGCTACGACGAGCCGAACTACACCTATATGAAAGATGGGAAGAAACTCCTGTCCGAAATCGCCAACCTGAGTCAGGTGCCAGTGTATGTGCGGGCGCATAGCTTACTGGTTACCGGCGATGGCAAGGCTGCTCTTAAGTGGGGCTCGACCAATGCGTATACCGAAGACAAAAACGGAAACCCCGTTTATGACTGGACTATTGTTGACAAAATATTCGACACCTACATTGAGCGGGGTATGAAACCCATTGCCCAGATCGGGTTCATGCCCGAAGCGATGTCGACAAAACCAGAACCCTACAAACATAACTGGAGCCCAGGCAACCAATACAACGATATCTATACGGGTTGGGCTTACCCACCCAAAGACTATAAAAAATGGAGTGAGCTGGTCTATCAGTGGGTAAAGCACTCGGTAGCTCGCTATGGTCAGAAAGAAGTTGAAAGCTGGTATTGGGAGTTGTGGAACGAGCCAAACATTGGTTACTGGAAAGGCACCGTTGACGAATATATTAAGCTGTATGACTATACCGCCGATGCGGTAAAACGGGCACTTCCCACCGCAAAAATGGGTGGCCCGGAGGTGACCGGACCAGGCAGCGAAAGCTCAGCCAGGTTTTTCCGGGCCTTTATGGACCACATTGCCAGTGGCACGAATGCCGCCACCGGCAAAAAAGGCGCACCTATTGACTTTATTACTTTCCATGCCAAAGGTTCACCAAAATTGGTCAATGGTGTTGTGCAGATGAACATGGGCACGCAATTCCGCGACATCGACAAGGGCTTTGAGATCGTTGCCTCCTACCCTACGCTGAAGAACCTGCCCATTATAATTGGCGAGTCGGACCCGGAAGGTTGTGCGGCCTGTTCGGAAGATTTACATCCACAAAATGCCTATCGGAACGGCACCATGTATTCAAGTTATACAGCAGCAGCCTTTGCCCGAAAATATGATTTGGCGAAATCGCGCGGGGTTAATCTGCTGGGTGCCGTGACCTGGGCGTTTGAATTCGAAGACCAGCCCTGGTTTCGGGGATTTCGGGATTTGGCAACCAACGGCGTCGATAAACCGGTACTGAATGTGTTCCGCATGTTTGGCATGATGCAGGGAAATCGAGTAGAGGTCAACACTGACTTAGCGTATGATTTTACTAAAATAAAAAACGAAAGTGTTCGGGGAGAACGGGATATCAACGCGCTGGCAGCTAAAGACAGCAAATCGGCCACGGTGATGGTCTGGAATTATCACGATGATAACGTTGTGGTTCCTGCGTCGCCGGTCGATGTGAAGCTGAAAGGCATTCCAGCCCAACGGGTGTTTGTCCAGCATTACCGCATCGACCAGCAGTTCAGCAATTCGTATGAGGTCTGGAAAAAAATGGGCTCGCCAAAATCGCCAACCGCCGAGCAGATTTCTGAGTTGGAAAAGGCCGGGCAACTGCAATTGCTTACCTCGCCAATGTGGATTAATGTCAAAAATGGCGAGGTGGACATGCCTTTTTTATTACCGGGTCAGGGTGTATCGTTGGTAAAGCTATCCTGGTAA